A DNA window from Cydia pomonella isolate Wapato2018A chromosome 18, ilCydPomo1, whole genome shotgun sequence contains the following coding sequences:
- the LOC133527907 gene encoding uncharacterized protein K02A2.6-like gives MAHSYLGSLHNFDYKSGEWSIFKGKLTQFFKVNANSITADNKCAVLITHLSDDSYRLARNLVYPRDLEAHTYDELIAVLDKHFKIKKCSFANKAKFYSATKNPDESLGDWAARLRGLASHCDLGNALETVLTDRFVLGLGSGPERDKLFEQDAATLTFAKALEVAEQAASARQAQAMVGETGSIGNVPIKEEPVFRAAYAASPGRGGARGRASRGGGTGAGRATDIASGSKWHERDVVNRCNICGMKNHSAETCRYKGYKCGKCGVKGHLKKVCKLKFHNIQAQEGETETSCEDCEECALYNLRYEHYDPIILTVLINGDKFYMELDSGSGISVISDKCYKEYFSHIQLHDCNIKLCVYNGHKMTPMGVLLVNAEYNSIKDVLKIYVIPKGGPPLIGRDFMAKFGIKFTTEEYYNNNSIAIDHYAGEVRQLLHSYADLFSEGLGKFNKFKISLRLKENVVPGFFKPRPVPFALKHKVDEELERLVGLGILVPVNFSKYATPIVPVLKENGKIKIAGDYSVTLNKDLIIDKYPMPRIEEVFAKLGGGERFTKLDLSNAYNQFVLGDESRELTTISTTRGLFQYTRLVYGLANAPAIFQRTMETLLVGIDGVSIWLDDVCITGPDKATHLERLREVLFRIKDAGLKLQKDKCEFFKSSVTYLGYVIDKNGLRTCPRKIEAIVNAPRPNNVLDVKRFLGFINYYRKFIPRASSVLNPLHELLKVDAVWRWGPEQEKAFTAIKREMASGRVLTHFDPEARLVLSVDAGPAGLGAVISLGPEGHERPLAFASRALTPSEKKLQPGPQRSRSHRVRSETFSPVPLRAK, from the coding sequence atggcGCACTCTTATCTCGGTTCTTTGCATAATTTCGATTACAAATCCGGAGAGTGGTCTATTTTTAAGGGCAAATTAActcaattttttaaagtaaacgcTAATAGTATTACAGCTGATAACAAATGTGCAGTGTTAATAACGCATCTTTCGGACGATTCGTATCGCTTGGCACGTAATCTCGTGTACCCTCGTGATTTAGAAGCGCATACGTATGACGAACTTATTGCTGTTTTggataaacattttaaaattaaaaagtgttCGTTTGCTAATAAGGCGAAGTTCTACAGTGCGACGAAAAATCCAGACGAGTCTTTAGGAGATTGGGCGGCGCGGCTACGCGGGTTGGCAAGTCATTGCGACCTGGGCAACGCCCTGGAGACGGTGCTGACGGACCGTTTCGTACTCGGTTTGGGTTCCGGCCCCGAGCGCGACAAGCTGTTTGAGCAAGACGCGGCGACCCTTACGTTCGCCAAGGCGTTGGAGGTCGCAGAGCAAGCGGCTAGTGCTAGGCAAGCCCAGGCGATGGTAGGCGAGACTGGCAGTATCGGTAACGTGCCGATAAAGGAGGAGCCGGTTTTCCGTGCGGCATACGCGGCGAGCCCTGGGCGCGGCGGCGCCCGTGGCCGTGCCAGCCGCGGTGGCGGAACTGGCGCCGGTCGTGCTACGGACATCGCATCGGGTTCCAAATGGCATGAACGTGATGTAGTAAATAGATGTAATATTTGCGGGATGAAGAACCACAGTGCGGAAACGTGTCGTTATAAAGGTTATAAGTGCGGCAAGTGTGGTGTTAAGGGACACCTAAAGAAAGTATGCAAACTAAAATTTCACAATATCCAAGCACAGGAAGGAGAAACGGAAACTTCTTGCGAGGACTGTGAGGAGTGTGCGCTATACAATTTAAGGTATGAACATTACGATCCGattattttaactgtattaatcAACGGCGACAAATTTTACATGGAATTAGACTCGGGTTCTGGAATAAGTGTGATTTCCGATAAAtgttataaagaatatttttctcatattcAGTTACACGACTGCAACATTAAATTGTGTGTTTATAACGGGCATAAAATGACGCCAATGGGTGTATTGTTAGTAAATGCTGAGTATAATTCAATTAAAGACGTTCTTAAGATATATGTGATACCTAAAGGAGGCCCACCCTTAATTGGCCGTGATTTTATGGCTAAATTCGGCATCAAATTTACTACTGaggaatattataataataatagtatagcCATTGACCATTACGCCGGGGAGGTCCGGCAATTATTACATTCTTATGCCGATTTGTTCAGCGAGGGTTTGgggaaatttaataaatttaaaatttcacttCGCCTTAAGGAAAATGTTGTACCAGGTTTTTTTAAGCCCCGGCCAGTCCCCTTTGCCCTTAAGCACAAAGTTGATGAGGAACTCGAACGTCTTGTTGGTTTAGGTATACTGGTACCAGTTAACTTTTCGAAGTACGCGACTCCAATTGTTCCGGTTTTGAAGGAGAACGGGAAAATTAAAATTGCAGGCGATTATTCGGTAACACTAAACAAAGACTTGATTATAGACAAATATCCTATGCCGCGCATAGAAGAAGTATTTGCGAAGTTGGGGGGCGGCGAACGTTTTACAAAGCTGGATTTGAGCAATGCGTATAACCAATTCGTATTGGGTGACGAGTCTCGGGAGCTCACTACCATCAGCACCACGCGGGGGTTGTTTCAATATACCAGGCTCGTATATGGTCTGGCCAATGCGCCGGCTATATTTCAGAGAACAATGGAAACCCTGCTGGTAGGAATAGACGGAGTGAGCATCTGGCTGGATGACGTGTGTATCACGGGCCCGGATAAGGCGACTCATTTGGAAAGGTTGCGTGAAGTATTATTTCGAATTAAGGACGCCggtttaaaattacaaaaggATAAGTGCGAGTTCTTTAAATCGAGCGTCACATATTTAGGTTACGTTATTGATAAAAACGGTCTTCGAACGTGCCCGAGGAAGATTGAGGCAATAGTTAATGCCCCTCGTCCAAATAATGTTTTAGATGTAAAGCGGTTTTTAgggtttattaattattatcgtAAGTTTATACCGCGTGCCTCAAGCGTACTTAATCCCTTGCACGAATTACTTAAGGTCGATGCTGTATGGAGATGGGGCCCCGAGCAGGAGAAGGCATTTACCGCGATTAAGCGGGAGATGGCTTCGGGGCGAGTCCTAACTCATTTTGACCCAGAAGCGCGACTGGTTTTGAGTGTTGACGCTGGACCCGCCGGCCTGGGTGCCGTGATATCGCTTGGGCCGGAAGGTCACGAGCGACCCCTGGCTTTCGCCTCCCGGGCACTTACACccagcgaaaaaaaattacagccaGGTCCACAAAGAAGCCGCAGCCATCgtgtacggagtgaaacatttTCACCAGTACCTTTACGGGCGAAGTGA